Proteins from one Candidatus Brocadiaceae bacterium genomic window:
- a CDS encoding formate--tetrahydrofolate ligase, translating to MLNDLQIAQRAKLRRIEDVAADAGILRDELELHGDHKAKVKLSILERLADRPDGRYIDVTAITPTPLGEGKTVTTIGVTQALCAIGRRAWVCIRQPSLGPVFGVKGGAAGGGHSQIVPMEDINLHLTGDVHAVSIAHNLAAAFLDNSLKRRNRLRIDPSDICWNRVVDLNDRWALEQVVVGLGEGFVRRTGFDISVASELMACLGLSRSLKDLRERVGRCVVGYTYDGEAVTCEDLKCAGAMTVLLRDALKPNLMQTLEGGPAFVHTGPFANIAHGNSSILADMIALKLSDYVVTESGFGADIGMEKFFDIKCRVGGFTPNAVLLVATVRALKMHSGSFRVVPGKRLPDELTHEDPDAVARGCANLEKHIENVALFGVPSVVCINRFTDDTESEIEAVRERALAAGAERVVTSEVWARGGRGGIEVAEALQDACEKPSRFRFLYDQDASIRAKIEAIATKVYGADGVDYAPAARRKIKQFTELGYGRLPVCMAKTHLSLSHDPALKGRPTGWRLPVRDVRPSLGAGFLYPLCGDMRTIPGLPTRPAGEDVDIDEEGRIVGLF from the coding sequence TTGCTGAACGACCTGCAGATTGCCCAGAGGGCGAAGCTGCGCAGGATCGAGGATGTCGCGGCCGATGCGGGCATCCTGCGCGATGAACTGGAACTCCACGGCGACCACAAGGCGAAGGTCAAGCTCAGCATCCTGGAGCGCCTGGCCGACCGTCCGGACGGTCGCTACATCGACGTGACGGCCATCACGCCCACGCCGCTCGGAGAGGGCAAGACCGTCACCACCATCGGCGTCACCCAGGCGCTCTGCGCCATCGGCCGGCGTGCGTGGGTCTGCATCCGGCAGCCCTCGCTCGGGCCCGTCTTCGGCGTCAAGGGCGGCGCGGCCGGGGGCGGCCACAGCCAGATCGTGCCGATGGAGGACATCAACCTGCACCTGACCGGCGACGTCCACGCCGTCAGCATCGCCCACAACCTGGCCGCCGCCTTCCTGGACAACTCGCTCAAGCGCAGGAACCGCCTCCGGATCGATCCGTCCGACATCTGCTGGAACCGCGTCGTCGACCTCAACGACCGCTGGGCGCTCGAGCAGGTCGTCGTCGGGCTCGGCGAAGGCTTCGTGCGCAGGACGGGTTTCGACATCAGCGTGGCCAGCGAACTGATGGCCTGCCTGGGCCTGTCCCGGAGCCTGAAGGACCTGCGCGAGCGCGTCGGCCGGTGCGTCGTCGGCTATACCTACGACGGCGAGGCGGTCACGTGCGAGGACCTCAAGTGCGCCGGCGCGATGACCGTGCTCCTGCGCGACGCCCTCAAGCCGAACCTCATGCAGACGCTCGAGGGAGGCCCCGCCTTCGTCCACACGGGCCCCTTCGCCAACATCGCCCACGGCAACAGCAGCATCCTGGCGGACATGATTGCGCTGAAGCTGTCCGACTACGTCGTCACGGAGAGCGGCTTTGGGGCCGACATCGGGATGGAGAAGTTCTTCGACATCAAGTGCCGCGTCGGCGGCTTCACGCCGAACGCCGTCCTGCTGGTGGCCACCGTGCGCGCACTCAAGATGCACAGCGGCAGCTTCCGCGTCGTGCCCGGCAAGCGCCTGCCCGACGAACTGACGCATGAGGACCCCGACGCGGTCGCACGGGGCTGCGCCAACCTGGAGAAGCACATCGAGAACGTGGCCCTCTTCGGCGTCCCGTCGGTCGTCTGCATCAACCGGTTCACGGACGACACGGAGTCGGAGATCGAGGCCGTGCGGGAGCGCGCCCTGGCCGCCGGCGCCGAACGCGTGGTCACCAGCGAGGTGTGGGCCCGGGGCGGGCGGGGCGGCATCGAGGTGGCCGAGGCGCTCCAGGATGCCTGCGAGAAGCCGAGCCGCTTCCGGTTCCTGTACGACCAGGACGCCTCCATCCGCGCCAAGATCGAGGCGATCGCCACGAAGGTCTACGGGGCCGACGGCGTGGACTACGCCCCGGCCGCGCGGCGCAAGATCAAGCAGTTCACGGAGTTGGGATACGGTCGCCTGCCCGTCTGCATGGCCAAGACGCACCTGTCCCTCTCGCACGACCCCGCGCTGAAGGGCCGCCCGACCGGCTGGCGCCTGCCCGTGCGCGACGTGCGCCCGTCGCTGGGCGCCGGGTTCCTCTATCCGCTCTGCGGGGACATGCGCACGATCCCCGGCCTCCCGACGAGGCCGGCAGGCGAGGATGTGGACATCGACGAGGAGGGCCGCATCGTCGGGCTGTTCTGA